One part of the Arthrobacter tumbae genome encodes these proteins:
- a CDS encoding PucR family transcriptional regulator has product MAITLSALLATPALKLQRVGTSAVADVPVQWVAVTELEDPKPFLSGGEVVLTTGLRQKSATSQRNFVRHVQASGALAIGFATGLSHEKVPAAFLDQADELGLPVFRVPYETPFIAIGKIVADSLSAEHYARLENLLKGHQVLAAALLGGGGLPQLLRELASMLRTDVALSQYGTVLFATGGSAPGVGAGEPAGVPDRAWHRVPVATGLKDRCTLAIAEPYQRDAITDYAQSLISVELSNQARRRASERAVVGQLLQDVVRGTLSGSDAAARLGSAGIDTARRQCVVLADVATGQRRALRTLPLPGTYDDAVTAVVDDRLVIAVPESDGESFSQALSAYLHGAGFTAKVGFGGGYAQPSGLRWSYFEARESLTRGQAVNQPDRLSLTSLLMASEDVPLADLAAEALDPVVAFDERHGAELMLTLEKYLAHNGSVAAVADVLQLHRNTVRYRLQQIVDLTGYDPAVTADRVHLYLALNVRGLR; this is encoded by the coding sequence ATGGCGATCACACTGTCGGCCCTCCTGGCCACACCCGCACTGAAGCTGCAGCGGGTGGGCACCAGTGCTGTAGCGGACGTGCCGGTCCAGTGGGTTGCGGTGACCGAGCTGGAGGACCCGAAGCCCTTCCTCAGCGGCGGCGAAGTGGTGCTCACCACCGGCCTCCGGCAGAAATCAGCCACCTCGCAGCGCAACTTCGTCCGGCATGTCCAGGCGTCCGGCGCGCTGGCGATCGGCTTTGCGACGGGCCTGAGCCACGAGAAGGTGCCGGCCGCGTTCCTCGACCAGGCGGACGAGCTCGGCCTCCCGGTGTTCCGCGTTCCGTATGAAACACCGTTCATCGCGATCGGAAAGATCGTTGCCGACTCCCTGTCCGCTGAACACTACGCGCGGCTCGAAAACCTGCTGAAGGGCCACCAGGTGCTGGCCGCTGCCCTGCTCGGCGGTGGCGGCCTCCCCCAGCTCCTGCGTGAGCTTGCCTCGATGCTGCGCACCGACGTCGCGCTGTCCCAGTACGGAACGGTGCTGTTCGCGACCGGCGGCAGTGCGCCGGGTGTCGGGGCAGGTGAGCCGGCCGGCGTGCCGGACCGCGCATGGCATCGGGTGCCGGTGGCGACGGGTCTGAAGGACCGCTGCACCCTGGCCATTGCCGAGCCGTACCAGCGCGACGCCATTACGGACTACGCGCAGAGCCTGATCAGCGTCGAACTGAGCAACCAGGCCAGGCGCAGGGCGAGTGAGCGCGCCGTCGTCGGGCAGTTGCTGCAGGACGTGGTGCGCGGCACGCTCAGCGGCAGCGATGCTGCGGCGCGCCTGGGCAGCGCCGGCATAGACACTGCCCGAAGGCAGTGCGTTGTGCTTGCGGATGTGGCAACTGGCCAGCGCCGCGCCCTGCGGACGCTTCCGTTGCCGGGCACGTACGACGACGCCGTCACAGCCGTTGTGGACGACCGGCTGGTGATCGCGGTGCCGGAAAGCGACGGCGAATCCTTCAGCCAGGCGCTGAGCGCCTACCTCCACGGAGCGGGTTTCACAGCGAAAGTAGGCTTTGGGGGAGGCTATGCCCAGCCCAGCGGTCTGCGCTGGAGCTACTTCGAGGCGCGCGAGTCACTGACCCGGGGCCAGGCGGTCAACCAGCCGGACCGGCTCAGCCTGACCTCCCTCCTCATGGCAAGCGAAGACGTGCCGCTGGCAGATCTGGCCGCCGAAGCACTCGACCCGGTCGTTGCCTTTGATGAACGCCACGGCGCGGAACTGATGCTCACGCTTGAGAAGTATCTTGCACACAACGGGTCGGTGGCCGCCGTTGCAGACGTACTGCAGTTGCACCGCAACACCGTCCGATACCGCCTGCAGCAGATCGTGGACCTCACGGGCTACGATCCCGCCGTCACCGCGGACCGCGTGCACCTGTACCTCGCGCTGAACGTGCGCGGGCTCCGGTAA
- a CDS encoding putative glycolipid-binding domain-containing protein, translating to MANQLHTSLLHTWQGIDDPGRLDSATINLEPGRLSAHGTSRTDSYAMSWALTTAEGWVTRRLTATVHSHGWSRHLELERDDDGVWTGTGTSAGECDLPAPGIEDPSLLTGALDCDLGLCPLTNTMPILRLNLHSEELAPADETSMIMAWVEVPSLRVMRSSQMYSQLRSANSERNGVVLYSSDNHGFTAELQIDREGVVVEYPGLATRIR from the coding sequence ATGGCTAATCAACTGCATACGAGTCTGCTCCACACCTGGCAGGGCATCGACGATCCGGGCCGCCTGGATTCCGCAACGATCAATCTGGAGCCGGGCAGGCTGAGCGCACACGGCACGTCCAGGACTGACTCGTATGCCATGAGCTGGGCGCTCACGACGGCGGAGGGCTGGGTAACCCGGCGCCTGACCGCGACGGTCCATAGCCATGGCTGGAGCCGGCACCTTGAGCTGGAGCGCGACGACGACGGCGTGTGGACCGGCACCGGCACCAGCGCCGGTGAGTGCGACCTTCCTGCGCCCGGCATTGAAGACCCTTCCCTGCTGACCGGTGCCCTCGACTGTGATCTGGGGCTGTGCCCGCTCACCAACACGATGCCCATCCTGAGGTTGAACCTGCACTCCGAGGAGTTGGCCCCGGCGGATGAAACTTCGATGATCATGGCGTGGGTGGAGGTTCCGAGCCTGCGCGTGATGCGCAGCAGCCAAATGTATAGCCAACTGCGCTCAGCGAACAGCGAGCGGAACGGCGTCGTTCTCTACAGCTCCGACAACCATGGGTTCACCGCGGAGTTGCAGATCGACAGGGAGGGCGTTGTGGTCGAATATCCCGGGCTGGCCACGCGAATCCGCTAA